A single genomic interval of Neisseria leonii harbors:
- a CDS encoding helix-hairpin-helix domain-containing protein, whose product MIKFLLALVAALSMGWAVAAVNINTASAEELKALPGIGAAKAQAIVDYRKENGQFKTVDDLKKVKGIGDAVLAKLKDQATVGNAAPPKKAVPAKK is encoded by the coding sequence ATGATCAAATTTTTGTTGGCATTGGTAGCGGCTTTAAGTATGGGCTGGGCCGTAGCCGCCGTGAATATCAACACGGCAAGTGCAGAAGAGCTGAAAGCCCTGCCGGGTATCGGTGCAGCCAAGGCGCAAGCTATAGTGGATTACCGAAAAGAAAACGGACAGTTCAAGACGGTTGACGACTTGAAGAAAGTGAAAGGGATTGGCGATGCTGTATTGGCGAAACTGAAAGATCAGGCTACGGTCGGTAATGCCGCGCCACCGAAAAAAGCAGTACCGGCCAAAAAATAA